The following proteins come from a genomic window of Corallococcus sp. NCRR:
- a CDS encoding serine/threonine-protein kinase gives MALQPGDTFGRYELVSWLGQGGMAETWRAQLVGDAGVTKPVLIKKVLPEYANDEAFISMFISEARISATLSHGNVAQVFDFGRVDGGYFLAMEFVDGQPLHRFLKRAMKSGMGALPVPIAVFIAMEMCRGLHYAHTRTDSSGQPLGIVHRDISPDNVLVSYEGQVKIVDFGIAKAQLIRDLKTEPGVVKGKYLFFSPEQARGEDVDARTDIWATGVVLYELLCGKLPLEGPPQVVMMRIANGELPPLSDSRPDLPAALQRIVLKALHPDRSERFESSHAFAEALSGFLYANHPRVSSLSLAHLLRMLFRQDLLSHGRELSVPGSFQEELESWREQEPELAKKTPRPRPLLHTGRIPLPESSSVEIVEEEDAPAALAPATSRKWMLGLSTTGVALGASVLWFFSTSVPQEHPGAPRPIERPSSAVQTLPNDARPLAVPQTIGSAPLTVAAIPEAPLSLASYQDRVQARVQQGALQDAVDLAHQCAKQFSQEAECQLLLGMLYARLNDSRSSVTHYQRFLEYAPDTHPSRAKVVRVLDDAKALSSSSGRIVKPETFADMMETGRAAFRDEKYPEAAATYRNAVAMKPGSLEAKLELGLTLIKLKPGTSKDHREAVKLLEAVTWKDPGIRRAWLGLETAYTLTGNKAKAKRAHDRYMLMSPRNMANPAKAHERIKNLGF, from the coding sequence ATGGCACTCCAACCAGGCGACACCTTCGGGCGGTATGAGCTGGTGTCCTGGCTGGGCCAGGGCGGCATGGCGGAGACGTGGCGCGCGCAGCTCGTAGGCGACGCGGGCGTCACCAAGCCGGTCCTCATCAAGAAGGTCCTGCCCGAGTACGCCAACGATGAGGCCTTCATCTCCATGTTCATCAGCGAGGCGCGCATCTCCGCCACGCTGTCCCATGGCAACGTCGCGCAGGTCTTCGACTTTGGCCGCGTGGACGGCGGGTACTTCCTCGCCATGGAGTTCGTGGACGGCCAGCCGCTCCACCGCTTCCTCAAGCGCGCGATGAAGAGCGGCATGGGCGCCCTTCCCGTGCCCATCGCCGTCTTCATCGCGATGGAGATGTGCCGGGGGCTGCACTACGCCCACACGCGCACGGACAGCAGTGGCCAGCCGCTGGGCATCGTCCACCGCGACATCTCCCCGGACAACGTGCTCGTCAGCTACGAGGGCCAGGTCAAGATCGTCGACTTCGGCATCGCCAAGGCCCAGCTCATCCGGGACCTCAAGACCGAGCCGGGCGTGGTGAAGGGCAAGTACCTCTTCTTCTCCCCGGAGCAGGCGCGCGGAGAGGACGTGGATGCGCGCACGGACATCTGGGCCACCGGCGTCGTGCTCTATGAGTTGCTCTGCGGGAAGCTCCCCCTGGAGGGACCGCCCCAGGTCGTGATGATGCGCATCGCGAACGGCGAGCTTCCGCCGCTGAGCGACTCACGGCCGGACCTGCCAGCGGCGCTCCAGCGCATCGTCCTCAAGGCCCTGCATCCGGACCGGTCCGAGCGCTTCGAATCCAGCCACGCCTTCGCGGAGGCCCTGTCTGGCTTCCTGTACGCGAACCACCCGCGAGTCTCCTCGCTGAGCCTCGCGCACCTGCTGCGGATGCTGTTTCGTCAGGACCTGCTCTCGCACGGCCGCGAGCTGTCCGTGCCAGGCTCCTTCCAGGAGGAGCTGGAGTCCTGGCGCGAGCAGGAACCAGAGCTCGCGAAGAAGACTCCGCGCCCCAGGCCGCTGCTCCATACCGGCAGGATTCCCCTCCCCGAATCCTCCAGCGTCGAAATCGTGGAGGAGGAAGACGCCCCGGCCGCGCTCGCCCCCGCGACATCGCGCAAGTGGATGCTGGGATTGAGCACCACGGGCGTGGCGCTCGGGGCCAGCGTCCTGTGGTTCTTCTCCACCTCCGTGCCTCAGGAGCACCCGGGAGCCCCGCGCCCCATCGAGCGTCCCTCCAGCGCGGTGCAAACCCTTCCCAATGATGCACGGCCTCTCGCGGTCCCCCAGACGATAGGCAGCGCGCCCCTCACGGTGGCAGCGATTCCGGAAGCGCCCCTGTCGCTGGCCAGCTACCAGGACCGCGTCCAGGCGCGCGTACAACAGGGAGCGCTCCAGGACGCCGTGGACCTGGCGCACCAGTGCGCGAAGCAGTTCTCCCAGGAGGCGGAGTGCCAGTTGCTGCTCGGGATGCTGTACGCGCGCCTCAATGACAGCCGCAGCAGTGTGACGCACTACCAGCGCTTCCTGGAGTACGCCCCCGATACGCACCCCAGCCGCGCGAAGGTGGTGCGGGTCCTGGACGACGCGAAGGCCCTCTCCTCGTCTTCGGGCCGCATCGTGAAGCCGGAGACCTTCGCCGACATGATGGAGACCGGCCGCGCGGCCTTCCGCGACGAGAAGTACCCGGAGGCCGCCGCCACCTACCGGAACGCGGTGGCCATGAAGCCGGGCTCGCTGGAAGCAAAGCTCGAACTGGGCCTGACGCTCATCAAGCTCAAGCCGGGCACGTCCAAGGACCACCGGGAGGCCGTAAAGCTCCTGGAGGCCGTCACCTGGAAGGACCCCGGCATCCGGCGCGCCTGGCTGGGTCTGGAGACCGCCTATACCCTGACCGGCAACAAGGCCAAGGCCAAGCGGGCTCACGACCGGTACATGCTGATGTCCCCCAGGAACATGGCGAACCCGGCGAAGGCGCACGAGCGGATCAAGAACCTCGGCTTCTAG
- a CDS encoding IS701 family transposase, with translation MQQPSATEAQAPEVRLVGRLVTELEEIGAWLQPHFRRREAHATAVEYVKALLGRAQRKNVWGLSEDAGHQAPYAFQHLLLRAKWDADAVRDDVLEYARRALGEGGILAMDETGFLKKGEKSVGVARQYTGTAGKVENAQVGVFLSYVTPRGHALVDRELYLPEPWTEDAARRKAGGIPDEVGFESKPALAQGMLQRALGAGLKPAWVVGDEVYGRDSTLRRFLEDLHQPYVLAVASNTHVWRGFYQVKPGDMVEEVPPEDWTRLSAGAGTKGPRLYDWARMRLNRHLGLSRWLLFRRGLADGKVAFYVAHARRNASLESMVRAAGSRWAVEEDFESAKNEVGLADYEVRTWTAWHRHMTLCLVAHVFLAAARAVANQQLQEGLPPKALGLPRRRNPMRAFLARRGLH, from the coding sequence ATGCAGCAGCCATCAGCCACAGAAGCGCAGGCACCGGAAGTCCGGCTGGTTGGCCGTCTCGTGACGGAGCTGGAGGAGATAGGCGCCTGGCTGCAGCCGCACTTCCGCAGGCGCGAGGCGCACGCCACTGCGGTCGAGTACGTGAAGGCCCTCCTGGGACGGGCACAGCGCAAGAATGTGTGGGGCCTTTCGGAGGATGCGGGGCATCAAGCGCCCTATGCCTTCCAGCACCTGCTGCTGCGAGCGAAGTGGGACGCGGATGCAGTACGCGACGACGTGCTGGAGTACGCGCGCAGGGCGTTGGGCGAAGGCGGCATCCTGGCGATGGACGAGACGGGCTTCCTGAAGAAAGGAGAGAAGTCCGTGGGCGTGGCGCGCCAGTACACGGGCACCGCGGGCAAGGTGGAGAACGCGCAAGTGGGCGTCTTCCTCTCGTACGTGACGCCTCGCGGGCATGCGCTGGTGGACCGGGAACTGTACCTGCCGGAGCCCTGGACGGAGGATGCGGCCCGCCGCAAAGCGGGAGGGATTCCGGACGAAGTGGGCTTCGAATCCAAACCGGCCCTCGCGCAAGGCATGCTGCAGCGGGCGCTGGGCGCGGGACTGAAGCCGGCGTGGGTGGTGGGGGACGAAGTCTATGGACGCGACAGCACCCTGCGCCGCTTCCTCGAAGACTTGCACCAGCCCTACGTGCTGGCGGTGGCCTCCAATACGCACGTCTGGCGCGGCTTCTACCAGGTGAAGCCTGGAGACATGGTGGAGGAGGTCCCTCCGGAGGACTGGACACGTCTGTCCGCAGGCGCGGGCACCAAGGGCCCTCGCCTCTATGATTGGGCGCGCATGCGGCTCAACCGGCACCTGGGCCTGTCGCGGTGGCTGCTCTTTCGCAGAGGCCTCGCGGACGGCAAGGTGGCCTTCTACGTCGCCCATGCCCGGCGCAATGCCTCACTGGAGTCGATGGTGCGCGCCGCGGGCAGCCGGTGGGCCGTGGAGGAGGACTTCGAATCCGCCAAGAACGAGGTGGGCCTCGCCGACTATGAGGTGCGCACCTGGACGGCCTGGCACCGGCATATGACGCTGTGCCTGGTGGCCCACGTCTTTCTCGCCGCCGCGCGTGCCGTGGCCAATCAGCAACTCCAGGAGGGCCTGCCCCCAAAAGCACTCGGCCTGCCGAGGCGCAGAAACCCCATGCGCGCGTTTCTCGCCCGGCGCGGCCTTCACTAA
- a CDS encoding serine/threonine protein kinase → MALQAGDVFGRYELVSWLGRGGMAETWRAQLVGDAGVTKPVLIKKVLPEYANDEAFISMFISEARISATLSHGNVAQVFDFGRVDGEYFLAMEFVDGQPLHRVLKRALKSDMGALPVPVAVFIAMEMCRGLHYAHTRTNSSGQPLGIVHRDISPDNVLLGYEGQVKIVDFGIAKAQLIRGFKTAPGVVKGKYLFFSPEQARGEDVDARTDVWATGVVLYELLCGKLPVEGPPPAVMMRIGRGEFPAPNVLRPDLPDALNGLLLRALAPTRDMRFESSHEFGDALAGFLYSSFPRFSAMTIAHLLRSLFKAELSQEGRELAVPHSFLEEMSAWRAPPPTKAPRTRSTTATGEPRASRLETHPSGSETPAPIQQVPRQLLYPLALATLLGLGASFWLLSNANAPEVQPLPPAARNIPRPVREMPAPTPAVTPPPPGPPPATASPTATTASTQPPTIGDFLLKLRGFIGQQDFNSARLVANDCVARYPQAPQCHLFLSVVEAKFRNLQASADHYEAFVRLSPEGDPHRSRIIDLLYSSDFDPNPFDVALLLLQVTEEPSGTAPPASTAPGRSDLDWSKLFHKKAAELSKRKRKEEALGPARMCVLLDPQNAECHLILGDSYNRMYKRKQSREHYLRFLTLAPKDHPDRAHVSEMTE, encoded by the coding sequence ATGGCACTGCAAGCGGGCGACGTCTTCGGGCGGTATGAGCTGGTGTCCTGGCTGGGCCGAGGCGGCATGGCGGAGACGTGGCGCGCCCAATTGGTAGGCGACGCGGGCGTGACGAAGCCCGTGCTCATCAAGAAGGTCCTGCCCGAGTACGCCAACGACGAAGCCTTCATCTCCATGTTCATCAGCGAGGCGCGCATCTCCGCCACGCTGTCCCATGGCAACGTCGCGCAGGTCTTCGACTTCGGCCGCGTGGACGGTGAGTACTTCCTGGCCATGGAGTTCGTGGATGGCCAACCGCTGCACCGCGTCCTCAAGCGGGCCCTGAAGAGCGACATGGGTGCCCTGCCTGTCCCTGTCGCGGTCTTCATCGCAATGGAGATGTGCCGAGGCCTGCACTACGCGCACACGCGCACGAACAGCAGCGGCCAGCCGCTGGGCATCGTCCACCGCGACATCTCCCCGGACAACGTGCTGCTGGGGTACGAGGGCCAAGTCAAGATCGTCGACTTCGGCATCGCCAAGGCGCAGCTCATCCGGGGCTTCAAGACGGCGCCGGGCGTGGTGAAGGGCAAGTACCTTTTCTTCTCCCCGGAGCAGGCGCGCGGAGAGGACGTGGACGCGCGCACGGATGTCTGGGCCACGGGCGTCGTGCTCTATGAATTGCTCTGTGGGAAGCTGCCGGTGGAAGGCCCGCCCCCCGCGGTGATGATGCGGATCGGACGCGGCGAGTTCCCGGCGCCCAACGTCTTGAGGCCCGACCTTCCGGACGCATTGAATGGACTCCTCCTCCGGGCACTCGCACCGACCCGGGACATGCGCTTCGAGTCCAGTCATGAGTTCGGGGATGCGCTGGCGGGGTTCCTCTACTCGAGCTTCCCGCGCTTCTCCGCGATGACCATCGCGCACCTGCTGCGCTCCCTCTTCAAGGCGGAATTGTCCCAGGAGGGCCGGGAGCTGGCGGTACCGCACTCCTTCCTGGAGGAGATGAGCGCCTGGCGCGCGCCTCCGCCAACCAAGGCTCCTCGCACGCGGAGCACCACCGCGACAGGCGAGCCGCGCGCTTCACGCCTTGAAACCCATCCGTCTGGCTCGGAGACACCCGCTCCCATCCAGCAGGTGCCACGTCAGCTTCTCTATCCGCTGGCCCTGGCGACACTCTTGGGACTCGGCGCGTCCTTCTGGCTCCTGTCGAACGCGAATGCCCCGGAGGTCCAGCCCCTCCCCCCTGCTGCCAGGAACATTCCGCGGCCTGTCCGGGAAATGCCAGCGCCCACGCCCGCGGTCACCCCTCCGCCGCCTGGCCCTCCTCCCGCCACGGCCAGCCCCACGGCGACCACCGCGAGCACCCAGCCCCCCACCATCGGTGACTTCCTGTTGAAGCTCCGCGGCTTCATCGGGCAGCAGGACTTCAATAGCGCGCGGCTCGTCGCCAATGACTGCGTGGCCCGGTATCCGCAGGCGCCGCAATGCCATCTGTTCCTGAGCGTGGTCGAGGCCAAGTTCCGGAATCTGCAAGCCAGCGCCGACCACTACGAAGCCTTCGTGCGGCTGTCTCCTGAAGGCGACCCCCATCGCAGCCGCATCATCGATCTGCTGTATTCATCGGACTTCGATCCCAATCCATTCGACGTGGCGCTCCTGCTGTTGCAGGTGACCGAGGAGCCGTCCGGGACGGCCCCGCCCGCCTCCACGGCCCCCGGGCGCAGTGACCTTGATTGGAGCAAGCTCTTCCACAAGAAGGCCGCCGAGCTCTCCAAGCGAAAGCGCAAGGAGGAAGCGCTGGGCCCAGCGCGGATGTGCGTCCTGCTCGACCCCCAGAACGCCGAATGCCATCTCATCCTGGGCGACAGCTACAACCGGATGTACAAACGCAAGCAGAGCCGCGAACACTATCTGCGGTTCCTGACGCTTGCACCCAAGGACCATCCCGACAGGGCGCACGTCAGCGAAATGACCGAATAA